One part of the Luteibacter yeojuensis genome encodes these proteins:
- a CDS encoding ATP-binding protein — translation MKIDDGSGRRAEPVTLGEVAARLRNPRIDRIVASFREYRVSLMRTVILGFIVVWTAAWLHGPAAMAADARRVVPVALGLFVLSAVWMLCLRAGSLRQNAAIDAIGSGANFVIVAILLKAAFMLVITLTAVLPFLSVALGVRYSRRAFVAGVVASVLILAVVAPEGYWVSRPAYALYALGLVIVLPMTLYRMMEALREVSAEAIASREAQHRFISMMSHEMRTPLSTVIHSASLIDTSVMNEDQRGLVALLSTNANALLHRVNAVLDVASFAGGSFTLRHQAFAFDEVLGMVGAVCRPLAAEKRIVFSLARDASVEGVFNGDPGRIEQVLSNLASNALKFTPPGGSVDVRVELTEGIGGRDPIIVCTVIDTGIGIADADKQRIFDPFHQLSAGESRRQEGVGLGLYVVRNVSEQMRGILEVADNPKGGSIFAWRFPLPRAAAGVRSASEMPLTELLDEHHARVPSQRCLVVDDNAANREIVGRILDRAGHATVFSESGDEALARLADEHFDLIFMDLHMPGSSGWDVLGRIEAARRTGSVPPIVMLSADSSHDAVRIAFKAGARAYLTKPIAAQRMLDVIEAVAEERRLEHAARLLQPAIEPATEWGGPTPLDDMRALSSREEFGEFVELCARTAANHMESLRGAILSHDVAAATEAVHALRNVLGNLGVPGSGRVCDDIAVIVEAGGDMRSAAAEIDGLMRSVHRFVTAQREHLTAADA, via the coding sequence ATGAAGATCGATGACGGCAGCGGAAGGCGCGCCGAACCGGTGACGCTAGGCGAGGTTGCCGCGCGGTTGCGCAATCCCCGCATCGATCGCATCGTGGCCAGCTTCCGCGAGTACCGCGTCTCGCTGATGCGTACCGTCATCCTCGGCTTCATCGTCGTATGGACCGCCGCCTGGCTGCACGGTCCCGCGGCGATGGCCGCGGACGCGCGACGGGTCGTCCCCGTCGCCCTCGGGCTCTTCGTGCTCAGCGCCGTCTGGATGCTCTGCCTGCGCGCCGGGTCGCTGCGCCAGAATGCAGCCATCGATGCGATCGGCAGCGGCGCCAACTTCGTCATCGTCGCGATCCTGCTGAAGGCCGCCTTCATGCTGGTGATCACGCTCACGGCGGTACTTCCCTTCCTTTCCGTGGCTCTCGGCGTTCGTTACAGCCGACGTGCCTTCGTCGCGGGCGTGGTCGCGTCCGTGCTCATCCTCGCGGTGGTGGCGCCGGAGGGTTACTGGGTATCGCGACCCGCCTACGCACTGTATGCGCTGGGCCTGGTGATCGTGCTGCCGATGACCCTGTACCGCATGATGGAAGCGTTGCGCGAGGTATCCGCGGAGGCGATCGCCTCGCGCGAGGCGCAGCACCGCTTCATCTCGATGATGAGCCACGAGATGCGGACGCCCTTGAGCACGGTGATCCATTCGGCGTCGCTGATCGATACGTCGGTGATGAACGAGGACCAGCGTGGGTTGGTCGCCCTGCTTTCCACCAACGCCAACGCGCTCCTGCATCGCGTGAACGCCGTCCTGGACGTGGCGTCGTTCGCGGGTGGCAGCTTCACGCTGCGCCATCAGGCGTTCGCCTTCGACGAAGTGCTCGGGATGGTCGGCGCCGTCTGCCGGCCCCTCGCCGCCGAGAAGCGGATCGTCTTCAGCCTCGCCCGCGACGCCTCGGTGGAGGGCGTGTTCAACGGCGACCCCGGGCGCATCGAGCAGGTCCTGTCGAACCTCGCCTCGAACGCGCTGAAGTTCACGCCCCCGGGCGGTTCGGTGGACGTGCGTGTCGAACTGACCGAGGGTATCGGCGGCCGCGACCCGATCATCGTCTGCACCGTGATCGACACCGGCATCGGCATTGCCGATGCGGACAAGCAGCGAATCTTCGACCCCTTCCACCAGCTCAGCGCCGGCGAGAGCCGGCGCCAGGAAGGCGTGGGACTGGGCCTCTACGTCGTGCGCAACGTGTCCGAGCAGATGCGCGGCATCCTCGAGGTCGCCGACAATCCGAAGGGTGGCTCGATCTTCGCCTGGCGCTTCCCGCTGCCCCGGGCCGCCGCCGGCGTGCGCAGCGCATCCGAGATGCCGCTCACGGAGCTGCTCGACGAACACCACGCCCGCGTTCCCTCGCAGCGCTGCCTCGTCGTCGACGACAATGCCGCCAATCGCGAGATCGTCGGACGCATCCTCGACCGGGCGGGCCATGCCACGGTGTTCAGCGAGAGCGGGGACGAGGCGCTGGCGCGCCTGGCAGACGAGCACTTCGACCTGATCTTCATGGACCTGCACATGCCCGGCAGTTCCGGCTGGGACGTGCTCGGCCGGATCGAGGCCGCGCGCCGCACCGGAAGCGTGCCGCCGATCGTGATGCTCAGCGCCGATTCGAGCCACGATGCCGTGCGCATCGCGTTCAAGGCGGGGGCCAGGGCCTACCTCACCAAGCCGATCGCCGCGCAACGCATGCTCGATGTGATCGAGGCGGTCGCCGAGGAGCGACGGCTCGAGCATGCGGCGCGGCTGTTGCAGCCCGCCATCGAACCGGCGACGGAATGGGGCGGCCCGACGCCGCTGGACGACATGCGTGCGCTCAGCAGCCGCGAAGAGTTCGGCGAGTTCGTCGAACTGTGCGCACGGACGGCGGCGAACCATATGGAAAGCCTGCGCGGCGCGATCCTGTCGCACGACGTGGCCGCGGCGACGGAAGCCGTGCACGCCCTGCGCAACGTGCTGGGCAATCTTGGCGTTCCCGGCAGCGGCCGGGTCTGCGACGACATCGCCGTGATCGTCGAGGCGGGCGGCGACATGCGCTCCGCCGCTGCGGAAATCGACGGCCTGATGCGATCGGTCCACCGCTTCGTGACGGCCCAGCGCGAGCACCTGACGGCGGCGGACGCGTGA
- the xth gene encoding exodeoxyribonuclease III, with translation MKIATYNVNGIRSRLPNLLEWLEREAPDIACLQELKAVDEGFPIGAINDAGYGALWAGQASWNGVAILAKGVDPVESRRGLPGDAKDTQSRYLEAMAHGILVGCLYLPNGNPWPGPKFEYKLAWFERFLRHAQRLLDSGQPVVLAGDYNVVPTDEDIYDPTHWRRDALLQPESRDAYARLLAQGWVDALRKRHPDERIYTFWDYFRQHWPRDRGLRIDHVLLAPPLAGRLKDANVDRWVRDQPKASDHAPTWVELSASAPKRTVAKKAPAKKAAPKKAPAKKAASRRSRTEA, from the coding sequence ATGAAAATCGCCACCTACAACGTCAATGGCATCCGCTCCCGCCTGCCGAACCTGCTCGAATGGCTGGAACGCGAGGCGCCCGACATCGCCTGCCTGCAGGAGCTGAAGGCGGTGGACGAGGGATTCCCCATCGGTGCGATCAACGACGCGGGGTACGGCGCGTTGTGGGCGGGGCAGGCGTCCTGGAACGGCGTGGCCATCCTGGCGAAGGGTGTCGATCCCGTGGAGAGCCGCCGCGGGCTCCCTGGCGACGCGAAGGACACGCAGAGCCGCTACCTCGAGGCGATGGCACACGGCATCCTGGTCGGATGCCTCTACCTGCCCAACGGCAATCCGTGGCCCGGTCCGAAGTTCGAGTACAAGCTCGCCTGGTTCGAACGCTTCCTTCGCCACGCGCAGAGGCTGCTCGATTCGGGGCAGCCCGTCGTGCTCGCCGGCGATTACAACGTCGTGCCTACCGACGAGGACATCTACGACCCGACGCACTGGCGGCGCGACGCGCTGCTGCAACCGGAGAGCCGCGACGCGTACGCCCGCCTCCTGGCCCAGGGCTGGGTCGACGCGCTGCGCAAGCGACACCCCGACGAACGGATTTACACGTTCTGGGATTATTTCCGCCAGCACTGGCCTCGCGACCGCGGACTGCGCATCGATCACGTGCTGCTGGCTCCACCCCTGGCGGGCAGGTTGAAGGACGCGAACGTGGACCGCTGGGTGCGCGACCAGCCCAAGGCGAGCGACCATGCGCCGACCTGGGTCGAGTTGTCCGCATCCGCCCCGAAGCGGACCGTCGCGAAGAAAGCCCCGGCGAAGAAGGCCGCGCCAAAGAAGGCGCCGGCGAAGAAAGCCGCCTCCCGGCGCAGTCGCACGGAAGCCTGA
- a CDS encoding alpha/beta hydrolase, with the protein MTALDELAARIDRQERGIAGIKPDNEARVVFRPGLAHVRQPLSVVYLHGFTASQAEGDPAHRAIAEACSAHLFLNRLTGHGSELPEAMAGATPERWRADADEALDIGLSLGERVVLVSTSMGASLALDLAVRRPDAVEAVVAWSPGIRVHDPEQLRAAVLLQGPVVPPGERSAFQRRYWSSVVHSDGYRAIARLFLEWMRPERLSEIVCPVFFGMWDGGEGDRDTLTSVTAMREAFGWLGTAPSQRRLVAYDHAAHVLASPERSPAATRVLADSLAFLREMGIASR; encoded by the coding sequence GTGACGGCACTCGACGAACTCGCCGCGCGGATCGACCGGCAGGAACGCGGCATCGCGGGCATCAAGCCCGACAACGAGGCGCGCGTGGTTTTCCGCCCGGGCCTCGCGCATGTGCGGCAACCCTTGTCCGTCGTCTACCTGCACGGCTTTACCGCCAGCCAGGCGGAAGGCGACCCGGCACACCGCGCGATCGCGGAGGCCTGCTCGGCGCACCTGTTCCTCAATCGCCTGACCGGCCATGGCAGCGAGCTGCCGGAAGCGATGGCCGGGGCCACGCCGGAACGCTGGCGCGCCGATGCCGACGAGGCGCTCGACATCGGATTGAGCCTTGGCGAGCGCGTCGTCCTCGTGTCGACATCGATGGGCGCGTCGCTCGCGCTCGACCTCGCCGTGCGCCGGCCCGATGCCGTCGAGGCGGTCGTCGCATGGTCGCCCGGCATCCGCGTGCACGACCCCGAACAACTGCGCGCGGCGGTGCTGCTGCAAGGTCCGGTGGTGCCACCCGGCGAGCGCTCGGCATTCCAGCGCCGCTACTGGTCGTCGGTCGTGCATTCCGACGGTTATCGTGCCATCGCGCGGCTGTTCCTCGAGTGGATGCGGCCGGAACGGTTGAGCGAGATCGTCTGCCCGGTGTTCTTCGGCATGTGGGACGGCGGCGAAGGCGATCGCGACACGCTGACCTCGGTGACGGCGATGCGCGAGGCGTTCGGCTGGCTGGGCACAGCACCGTCGCAGCGCCGGCTGGTGGCCTACGACCACGCGGCGCACGTGCTTGCCTCGCCCGAGCGCTCGCCGGCGGCGACACGTGTGCTGGCCGATTCGCTGGCGTTCCTGCGCGAGATGGGCATCGCCTCCCGCTAA